The Deinococcus seoulensis DNA segment GAAGCAGAGCGAGGAAGCCGTCAGCGCCATGCTGGACGTCATCGTGGGCGCCATCAAGGGCGGCCAGAGCGTCGGCCTGCCCGGCCTGGGCACCCTGAGCGTCAAGGCCACCGCCGCCCGCACCGGCGTCAAGCCCGGCACCAGCGAGAAGATCCAGATTCCCGCCGGCAAGAAAGTGGCCTTCAAGGT contains these protein-coding regions:
- a CDS encoding HU family DNA-binding protein; this encodes MLLTMTKKSAKAPAKKPAAKAAPAAKAAPKAESTKVAKTQLVEMVADKTGLTKKQSEEAVSAMLDVIVGAIKGGQSVGLPGLGTLSVKATAARTGVKPGTSEKIQIPAGKKVAFKVASTLKGNL